A region of Polyangiaceae bacterium DNA encodes the following proteins:
- a CDS encoding glycosyl transferase family 1, translated as MADLTALFVSESVTLAQVVRLAVLARAVPPEVRVVFAASRFDPLVFDGLVAERISVTSPPADKVLRAVDEGRPFHDVRSLEAAIEEDREVLARVRPDVVVGDLRPSLAISARLAKVPYANLINAYWSPHAVRDRIPMPDHPIVSLVGVARAERYFPRALPKVFAHFAEPFRAVRRRHGVADIQDLFELLLDGDHALFPDVPVLAPLRQKRQNEHYLGAIPWQPPGAPPGWWAELDPARPVVYVTLGSSGKVQRLPLVLEALADLPVQVVVATAGRTELTSPPSNVRWAELLPGELAASRAAVVVSNGGSTTGYQALAAGKPVVGIASNLDQYLAMDAMARAGVGILLRAGTLRAAEVKRAVSRAFEDAALKARAAGIGREIARYDARARFVAWLMDVCHLPTIEVRHA; from the coding sequence GTGGCTGACCTCACCGCGCTCTTCGTGTCGGAGAGCGTGACCCTGGCGCAGGTCGTCCGCCTCGCGGTGCTGGCTCGCGCCGTGCCGCCGGAGGTGCGAGTGGTCTTCGCGGCCTCCCGCTTCGACCCGCTGGTCTTCGACGGGCTCGTCGCCGAACGCATCTCGGTGACGAGCCCGCCGGCGGACAAGGTGCTCCGTGCCGTGGACGAGGGGCGACCCTTCCACGACGTCCGTAGCCTGGAAGCCGCCATCGAAGAGGATCGCGAGGTGCTGGCCCGGGTCAGGCCGGACGTGGTGGTCGGGGACTTGCGCCCGTCCCTGGCCATCAGCGCGCGCCTGGCGAAGGTGCCGTATGCAAACCTGATCAACGCCTACTGGAGCCCCCACGCCGTGCGAGACCGTATCCCCATGCCGGACCATCCCATCGTTTCACTGGTCGGAGTGGCGCGCGCGGAGCGCTACTTTCCGCGTGCGCTGCCCAAGGTGTTCGCCCACTTCGCCGAGCCGTTCCGCGCAGTGCGGCGCCGGCATGGCGTCGCCGACATCCAAGACCTGTTCGAGCTCCTGCTCGACGGGGACCACGCGTTGTTCCCCGACGTGCCGGTGCTCGCGCCGCTGCGGCAGAAGCGGCAAAACGAGCACTACCTGGGCGCCATTCCCTGGCAGCCTCCCGGCGCACCGCCGGGGTGGTGGGCGGAGCTCGATCCCGCCCGGCCGGTGGTCTACGTCACGCTGGGCTCCTCCGGCAAGGTGCAGCGCCTGCCGCTGGTGCTCGAAGCGCTGGCGGACCTGCCCGTGCAGGTCGTGGTGGCCACGGCCGGGCGCACGGAGCTCACCTCGCCGCCGTCCAACGTGCGCTGGGCAGAGCTCCTTCCGGGTGAGCTCGCCGCGAGTCGAGCCGCGGTGGTCGTCTCCAACGGCGGCAGCACCACGGGCTACCAGGCGCTGGCAGCGGGCAAACCGGTGGTGGGAATCGCCTCGAATCTCGATCAGTACCTGGCGATGGACGCCATGGCGCGAGCCGGTGTCGGGATCTTGCTGCGAGCGGGGACCTTGCGCGCCGCCGAGGTGAAGCGAGCGGTCTCGCGGGCCTTCGAGGACGCCGCGCTGAAGGCGCGCGCCGCCGGAATCGGCAGGGAAATCGCGCGATACGACGCACGCGCGCGCTTCGTCGCCTGGCTCATGGACGTCTGTCACCTGCCTACGATAGAGGTCCGCCATGCGTGA
- a CDS encoding DUF4397 domain-containing protein — MLSRARKNQGFISNIFILSAILAASALALAGCGDDDDGGGGNGGSGGSGGSVGGTGGTGGTGGMAGMAGTGGGDGGTQMAKLRVVHASSSAPAVDLYPAGGSTPIVTNLAYGKATDYLELPPGKLEIDIRAAGSPASGAPVFTTPELSLAANEKYTAIAAGDIGSSKDEDGFRVLALEEGFGAPASGNARVRIVHASFDAPTVDIDVGNDDPANAEIEGLARFADTGASGVDLPAGAAAQVGIAAGGKTVTAFTTPPLPAGAELFVIAAGQLGKLAREEAGFQLIAVLPSGGATVAIKQNPRVYALHASPDAGNVDIYSGTTELVDNAGFGAMAPLQVPPGTYSLDFFPAQAGPTPKPSAAPAASATTPALEAGQSYLAIAAGELTATTPTFGLIALQEGFALDDSAKGRVRVVHASGNAPAVDIGPASGGNVTTKVLANVKYEDASPAEGLSLDPGALTLGVAATSSPATVAEFPLTIAAGQRTFGIAAGKLGGTSNAFQLLAVDAKSWTVGAVQSTK, encoded by the coding sequence ATGCTTTCTCGCGCGCGCAAGAACCAAGGTTTCATCAGCAATATCTTCATCTTGTCGGCAATCCTGGCGGCCTCGGCCCTCGCTCTTGCGGGCTGTGGTGACGACGACGATGGCGGGGGTGGCAACGGCGGCTCAGGCGGCTCGGGCGGCTCGGTCGGCGGCACCGGCGGCACCGGCGGCACCGGGGGCATGGCGGGCATGGCCGGAACCGGTGGCGGAGACGGCGGAACACAGATGGCGAAGCTCCGCGTGGTGCATGCCTCGTCTTCGGCGCCGGCGGTCGATCTCTATCCCGCGGGGGGCTCGACGCCCATCGTCACGAACCTGGCCTACGGCAAGGCGACCGACTACCTGGAGCTGCCGCCCGGCAAGCTCGAAATCGACATTCGTGCAGCTGGCTCACCCGCTAGCGGAGCACCCGTGTTCACCACACCCGAGCTGTCCCTCGCGGCGAACGAGAAGTACACGGCAATCGCAGCCGGCGACATCGGCTCCTCCAAGGACGAGGACGGGTTCCGCGTGCTCGCGCTCGAGGAGGGCTTTGGCGCTCCGGCTTCCGGCAACGCCCGAGTCCGCATCGTGCATGCGAGCTTCGACGCGCCGACGGTGGACATCGACGTCGGCAACGACGACCCAGCCAACGCCGAGATCGAGGGGCTCGCGCGCTTCGCAGACACCGGCGCGAGCGGTGTGGACCTACCCGCCGGTGCGGCGGCTCAGGTGGGCATCGCGGCGGGAGGGAAGACGGTCACCGCGTTCACGACGCCGCCGCTCCCCGCTGGCGCCGAGCTCTTCGTGATCGCGGCCGGTCAGCTCGGCAAGCTCGCGCGCGAGGAGGCGGGCTTCCAGCTCATCGCTGTGCTCCCCTCGGGGGGCGCGACGGTGGCGATCAAGCAGAACCCTCGCGTGTACGCGCTGCACGCCTCGCCCGACGCCGGGAACGTGGACATCTACTCGGGCACGACCGAGCTCGTGGACAACGCCGGCTTCGGCGCCATGGCGCCGCTCCAGGTCCCGCCTGGGACGTATTCGCTCGACTTCTTCCCGGCCCAGGCCGGCCCGACGCCGAAGCCCTCCGCCGCGCCCGCGGCCAGCGCAACGACCCCGGCGCTGGAGGCCGGGCAATCGTACCTGGCCATCGCCGCCGGCGAGCTCACCGCCACCACCCCCACGTTCGGATTGATCGCGCTCCAGGAGGGCTTCGCCCTCGATGACTCCGCGAAGGGCCGGGTGCGCGTGGTCCACGCGAGCGGTAACGCCCCTGCGGTGGACATCGGCCCCGCGTCGGGGGGGAACGTCACCACGAAGGTGCTCGCGAACGTGAAGTACGAGGACGCTTCGCCCGCCGAGGGCCTGAGTCTCGACCCTGGCGCGCTCACCTTGGGTGTCGCGGCCACCAGCTCACCCGCGACCGTCGCCGAGTTCCCGCTCACCATCGCCGCAGGTCAGCGCACCTTCGGCATCGCCGCTGGCAAGCTCGGAGGCACGAGCAACGCGTTCCAGCTCCTCGCTGTCGACGCCAAGTCGTGGACGGTCGGGGCCGTCCAGAGCACCAAGTGA
- a CDS encoding OmpA family protein: MSRALRPCRSCSRHLRDGHPTCPFCAASEPLRDVPELRAPSVRLSRAAQLAFTVTLGAAACSPAPRPGTAQQGQKAPSDAGPERLADASESVVADASLDGPQIDAAALVPIYGESTPMILTVIPFAPESAALSTDSETTLDAVAEVLRAHPFVVEIEGHADSSERLGGLGRARAEAVRRRLVALRVRPGALRVKSYSAKRPLAPKRPDLNARVSFRIVEVDGAPP, encoded by the coding sequence GTGAGCCGCGCGCTCCGGCCGTGCAGGAGCTGCTCGCGTCACCTGCGCGACGGACACCCGACCTGTCCGTTCTGCGCTGCTTCGGAGCCGCTCCGCGACGTGCCGGAGCTTCGCGCTCCGTCGGTACGCCTCTCTCGCGCCGCGCAGCTCGCGTTCACGGTGACTCTCGGGGCGGCGGCCTGCTCGCCCGCGCCACGGCCCGGGACGGCCCAGCAAGGCCAGAAGGCTCCGAGCGACGCAGGGCCCGAGCGGCTCGCGGACGCGAGCGAATCGGTCGTGGCGGATGCGTCTCTGGACGGCCCGCAGATCGACGCGGCGGCTCTCGTGCCCATCTACGGCGAATCCACGCCGATGATCCTCACCGTGATTCCGTTCGCCCCGGAGAGCGCCGCGTTGAGCACGGACTCGGAGACCACGCTGGACGCAGTCGCGGAGGTGCTCCGCGCGCATCCCTTCGTCGTGGAAATCGAAGGGCACGCCGATTCGTCCGAGCGACTCGGCGGGCTCGGAAGAGCGCGAGCGGAGGCCGTGCGCCGTCGGCTCGTGGCCCTGCGAGTGCGCCCCGGTGCCCTCCGCGTCAAAAGCTACTCCGCGAAGCGGCCGCTCGCGCCGAAGCGTCCCGACCTGAACGCCCGCGTGAGTTTCCGGATCGTCGAGGTCGACGGCGCGCCGCCGTGA
- a CDS encoding MoxR family ATPase — protein sequence MQDVRALNELVAKESAFIDDLMAEVGKVIVGQSYMIERILIGLLAGGHVLLEGVPGLAKTLTVRTVCEAIHASFSRVQFTPDLLPADLIGTVIYDQKRGEFSSKLGPIFANLVLADEINRAPAKVQSALLEAMQEHQVTIGDTTHKLPDPFVVMATQNPIEQEGTYPLPEAQIDRFLLMIKVGYPSREEERSIMDRMTGVVQATVKQTTTPDQLKEARKVVREVYMDDRVKDYIVDVVFATREPQKKGMKELAPLIEYGASPRASIALNLAARAHAFLRHRGYVTPEDVKAIGPDVLRHRMVLSYEAEAEEVTAEQIVRRVFEVVEVP from the coding sequence ATGCAGGACGTCCGCGCACTGAACGAGCTGGTCGCGAAGGAGAGCGCCTTCATCGACGACCTGATGGCCGAGGTCGGCAAGGTCATCGTCGGCCAGAGCTACATGATCGAGCGCATCCTGATCGGCCTGCTCGCGGGCGGTCACGTGCTGCTCGAGGGCGTGCCGGGTCTGGCCAAGACGCTGACGGTGCGCACGGTCTGCGAGGCCATCCACGCCAGCTTCTCGCGCGTCCAGTTCACGCCCGATCTCCTGCCCGCCGATCTCATCGGCACGGTCATCTACGACCAGAAGCGCGGCGAGTTCTCCAGCAAGCTCGGCCCCATCTTCGCGAATCTGGTGCTGGCCGACGAGATCAATCGCGCTCCGGCCAAGGTGCAGAGCGCCTTGCTCGAGGCGATGCAGGAGCACCAGGTCACCATCGGCGACACCACGCACAAGCTCCCCGACCCGTTCGTGGTCATGGCCACGCAGAACCCCATCGAGCAGGAGGGCACCTACCCGCTGCCGGAGGCGCAGATCGATCGCTTCTTGCTCATGATCAAGGTCGGCTACCCGAGCCGGGAGGAAGAGCGCTCGATCATGGATCGCATGACGGGCGTCGTGCAGGCGACGGTCAAGCAGACCACCACCCCGGACCAGCTCAAGGAAGCCCGCAAGGTCGTGCGCGAGGTCTACATGGACGACCGCGTGAAGGACTACATCGTGGACGTGGTCTTCGCGACGCGAGAGCCGCAGAAGAAGGGCATGAAGGAGCTCGCCCCCCTGATCGAATACGGCGCGAGCCCCCGCGCTAGCATCGCGCTGAACCTCGCCGCCCGCGCCCACGCCTTCCTCCGCCACCGCGGCTACGTCACCCCCGAAGACGTGAAGGCCATCGGGCCCGACGTGCTCCGCCACCGCATGGTCCTCTCGTATGAGGCTGAGGCCGAAGAGGTCACCGCGGAGCAGATCGTCCGGCGGGTGTTCGAGGTGGTCGAGGTGCCGTGA
- a CDS encoding alpha/beta hydrolase, with product MGRLRGLLALLEWLGPWAPPRALPRGIRRETWVLREGDVPGRRARSKGSRPRSGQPTRLEARVFQPRGERSGTFLVAPGLHFDGPDDPRLERFCRILAHAGFRVVAPILPTYAELVVHGSAVDDLELVAKELGRHLEPGERFTLFSISFGSWPALAVAARLPEHVDAVVTFGGYADFDAAVRFCVDGVMRRPEGDVQLASDPLNPPALFLNLLPWLEVPERDHAPLAEAWREMTYRTWGRMELKAPGRLAPFAEALLERVPEAQRDLFLLGCGVRPGGPGLVEAALARAAEAIHFASPRPALGELACPLVVCHGRDDDVIPWNEAEKLHAAVAGRVPSRLLLTGLYGHTAAGRPTPAALAREAGTLLEIARVLAAGGRVRELF from the coding sequence GTGGGTCGGCTCCGAGGGCTCCTCGCGCTGCTCGAGTGGCTCGGGCCCTGGGCGCCGCCCCGGGCGCTGCCGCGCGGGATCCGGCGGGAGACTTGGGTCCTTCGCGAGGGCGATGTCCCGGGCCGCCGCGCGCGCTCGAAGGGCTCGCGGCCGAGGTCGGGCCAGCCCACGCGACTCGAAGCGCGGGTGTTCCAGCCTCGGGGCGAGCGCTCGGGTACCTTCCTGGTCGCGCCCGGGCTGCACTTCGACGGGCCCGACGACCCGCGGCTCGAGCGCTTCTGTCGCATCCTGGCGCACGCCGGCTTCCGCGTGGTGGCGCCAATCCTGCCCACCTACGCCGAGCTCGTCGTGCACGGGTCCGCCGTCGACGATCTCGAGCTCGTCGCGAAGGAGCTCGGCCGACACCTCGAGCCGGGCGAGCGCTTCACGCTGTTCAGCATCTCGTTCGGCTCGTGGCCCGCGCTGGCGGTCGCGGCTCGCCTGCCGGAGCACGTCGATGCCGTGGTCACCTTCGGCGGCTACGCGGACTTCGACGCTGCGGTACGCTTCTGCGTCGACGGCGTGATGCGGCGGCCGGAAGGGGACGTGCAGCTCGCGAGCGATCCGCTGAACCCGCCGGCGTTGTTCCTGAACCTGTTGCCGTGGCTCGAAGTGCCGGAGCGCGATCACGCCCCTCTGGCCGAAGCCTGGCGCGAGATGACCTACCGGACCTGGGGGCGCATGGAGCTCAAGGCGCCGGGACGGCTCGCGCCGTTCGCCGAGGCGTTGCTCGAACGCGTGCCGGAAGCGCAACGCGACTTGTTTCTGCTTGGCTGTGGTGTGCGACCCGGCGGCCCCGGCCTGGTGGAGGCCGCCCTCGCGCGCGCCGCCGAGGCCATCCACTTCGCGAGCCCGCGGCCCGCGCTGGGCGAGCTGGCGTGTCCGCTGGTGGTGTGTCACGGCCGCGACGACGACGTGATCCCCTGGAACGAAGCCGAGAAGTTGCACGCTGCGGTGGCCGGGCGCGTGCCCTCGCGGCTCCTGCTGACGGGTTTGTACGGCCACACCGCTGCCGGTCGCCCGACGCCGGCGGCCCTGGCGCGGGAGGCGGGGACGCTGCTCGAGATCGCGCGCGTGCTCGCCGCAGGCGGGCGGGTGCGCGAGCTGTTCTGA
- a CDS encoding acyl carrier protein has protein sequence MTDVRQSLRAFIRANFYLADGQELPDDASLRDLGVVDSTGVLELVSFLEQEHGISIEDSELLPENLDSIEAIVRFVEVKKGA, from the coding sequence ATGACCGACGTCCGACAGTCGCTCCGCGCGTTCATCCGAGCGAACTTCTACCTCGCCGACGGCCAAGAGCTGCCCGACGACGCATCACTGCGCGATCTCGGCGTCGTGGACTCGACGGGCGTGCTCGAGCTGGTTTCGTTCCTGGAGCAGGAGCACGGCATCAGCATCGAAGACTCCGAGCTCTTGCCGGAGAATCTCGACTCGATCGAAGCCATCGTGCGCTTCGTCGAGGTGAAGAAGGGCGCATGA
- a CDS encoding AMP-binding protein, with protein sequence MTELQSAVPLLHDYLRSSARRAPDKIALICDRQRYSYDALERASNALAHALLRRGVVRGDRVIVYVDNGAEAAIAFWAVLKANAVVSIVGTQTKPDKLAYLLSDCRPSALIVDQRSLGSIADVVRACPYLRTVVVSGRVGSLDAVPNAVAWADALRPEPEQEPPLRSAIDVDLAAIIYTSGSTGDPKGVMLTHRNMLTAATSISTYLGMREDDVVLGVLPLSFDYGLYQMIMCFRLGARLVLLRSFAYPAEVLKTVGAECVTGFPGVPTLYAMLAELKGTEDFDLRSVRFVTNTAAALEAKHIAAIRRLFPGARIFSMYGLTECKRVSYLPPEMLDEKPDSVGIAIPNTELWIVDENDRRVGPGVVGQLVVRGATVMRGYWDKPVETAKKLRPGPLPGELVLYTGDYAKLDAEGFLYFVGRMDDIIKTRGEKVAPREVERALSAIPGVKEAAVIGVPDEILGQAVKAFVALERGAELRPADVTRECQKRLEGFMVPKYVQIVDSLPKSSNGKIIKVGLQ encoded by the coding sequence ATGACCGAGCTTCAGTCCGCCGTACCGCTCCTGCACGACTACCTCCGGAGCTCGGCCCGGCGCGCGCCCGACAAGATCGCCCTGATCTGCGATCGCCAGCGCTACAGCTACGACGCGCTGGAGCGCGCCTCGAACGCGCTCGCTCACGCCCTCCTGCGCCGCGGAGTCGTGCGGGGCGACCGCGTGATCGTCTACGTGGACAACGGGGCCGAAGCCGCCATCGCCTTCTGGGCCGTGCTGAAGGCCAACGCCGTGGTGAGCATCGTCGGCACGCAGACGAAACCGGACAAGCTCGCTTACCTCTTGTCCGACTGCCGGCCCAGCGCGCTGATCGTGGATCAGCGTTCGCTCGGGAGCATCGCCGACGTGGTCCGAGCCTGCCCGTACCTTCGCACGGTCGTGGTCAGCGGTCGCGTCGGCTCCCTCGACGCCGTCCCGAACGCAGTGGCGTGGGCCGACGCCCTCCGCCCGGAGCCGGAGCAGGAGCCGCCCCTGCGCTCGGCGATCGACGTAGACCTCGCCGCGATCATCTATACCTCCGGCTCCACCGGCGATCCCAAGGGCGTGATGCTGACGCACCGGAACATGCTGACGGCGGCCACGTCCATCAGCACCTACCTGGGTATGCGCGAAGACGACGTCGTCCTCGGCGTGCTGCCGCTGTCGTTCGACTACGGGCTCTACCAGATGATCATGTGCTTCAGGCTGGGCGCGCGCCTGGTGCTGCTGCGCTCGTTTGCCTACCCGGCAGAGGTGCTGAAGACGGTCGGAGCCGAGTGCGTGACCGGCTTCCCCGGCGTGCCCACGCTCTACGCGATGCTGGCAGAGCTGAAGGGCACCGAAGACTTCGACCTCCGGAGCGTGCGCTTCGTGACCAACACCGCCGCCGCCCTCGAGGCGAAGCACATCGCGGCCATCCGCCGCCTGTTCCCCGGCGCGCGCATCTTCTCCATGTACGGGCTCACCGAGTGCAAGCGGGTCTCGTACCTGCCACCGGAGATGCTCGACGAGAAGCCGGACAGCGTGGGCATCGCCATCCCGAACACGGAGCTCTGGATCGTGGACGAGAACGACCGGCGGGTGGGTCCCGGCGTGGTCGGTCAGCTGGTGGTGCGCGGAGCCACGGTGATGCGCGGTTACTGGGACAAACCGGTGGAGACCGCCAAGAAGCTGCGCCCGGGCCCGCTGCCCGGCGAGCTCGTGCTCTACACCGGCGACTACGCGAAGCTCGACGCCGAAGGCTTCCTCTACTTCGTCGGCCGCATGGACGACATCATCAAGACCCGCGGCGAGAAGGTGGCGCCCAGGGAGGTGGAGCGGGCGCTCTCGGCCATCCCCGGCGTCAAGGAGGCCGCGGTGATCGGTGTGCCGGACGAGATCCTGGGGCAGGCGGTCAAAGCGTTCGTCGCCCTGGAGCGCGGCGCCGAGCTCCGGCCCGCCGACGTCACCCGCGAGTGCCAGAAGCGGCTCGAGGGCTTCATGGTGCCGAAGTACGTGCAGATCGTGGACTCGCTCCCCAAGAGCTCGAACGGGAAGATCATCAAGGTGGGACTCCAATGA
- the asnB gene encoding asparagine synthase (glutamine-hydrolyzing): MCGIAGIVNLAPGLRPPGRDAMLRMIGALRHRGPDELGLFRDGEAALGHARLSVIDLASGQQPMLDELGSQVVVYNGELYDYVELREALAARGHRFRTQSDTEVLLVAWREWGEEAFHRFNGQWAFALWDGLERRLVLCRDRMGVRPLHYLTHAGRLYFASEVKALFAAEPAIVRELDPVGIEQTFTFWSSVSPRTVFLDVSELEPGHVRVYAGGEVTDRAWWTPRFAPSLRSERPSIEDSLAQVSDALTHATTLRTLRADVPVGSYLSGGLDSSLVAALGQRAKGEGFHTFSIRFEDAEYDETAYQSLMAERLGSTHHRLTVSASDIARAFPDVVRHAERPLLRTAPAPLFLLSREVRRAGIKVVLTGEGADEVFAGYDLFREGKIRRFWAKRPESKQRPRLLERLYPYLGRSPVAQRRMAEHFFGQDLAAAHQAGFAHQTRWRTTRALRRLLTPELAARVDRDVVSELLSSLPPDLPTWSPLAQDQYLEMRTLLAGYLLSSQGDRMLMAHSVEGRFPFLDRDVIELAASLPDSAKLSVLDEKHVLKRMAKELVPAEIVRRVKQPYRAPDAAAFVAEGAPDWIDWAMSPSALAASGVFDPAVVSRLWAKCREHRGERFSNTDNMAVVGVLSTQLLHEQLIRSPPQHAPVELSTLIERVPP, from the coding sequence GTGTGCGGGATCGCCGGCATCGTGAACCTCGCTCCCGGGCTCCGGCCGCCCGGGCGTGACGCCATGCTGCGGATGATCGGCGCGCTGCGCCACCGCGGACCCGATGAGCTCGGCCTGTTCCGCGACGGAGAAGCCGCGCTGGGCCACGCGCGGCTCTCGGTCATCGACCTCGCGTCGGGGCAGCAGCCCATGCTCGACGAGCTCGGCTCGCAGGTCGTCGTGTACAACGGCGAGCTCTACGACTACGTCGAGCTGCGCGAGGCGCTCGCCGCCCGCGGCCACCGCTTCCGCACCCAGAGCGACACCGAGGTGCTGCTCGTCGCCTGGCGAGAGTGGGGCGAAGAGGCCTTCCATCGCTTCAACGGGCAGTGGGCCTTCGCCCTCTGGGACGGCCTGGAGCGCCGCCTGGTCTTGTGCCGCGATCGCATGGGCGTGCGCCCGCTGCACTACCTCACGCACGCCGGGCGCCTGTACTTCGCCAGCGAGGTCAAGGCGCTCTTCGCGGCCGAGCCGGCCATCGTGCGCGAGCTCGACCCCGTCGGCATCGAGCAGACCTTCACCTTCTGGAGCAGCGTGAGCCCGCGCACTGTGTTCCTGGACGTGAGCGAGCTGGAGCCCGGGCACGTGCGAGTCTACGCAGGTGGAGAGGTGACTGACCGCGCCTGGTGGACCCCTCGCTTCGCTCCGTCGCTGCGCTCCGAGCGACCGAGCATCGAGGACAGCCTGGCGCAGGTGAGCGACGCGCTGACGCACGCCACCACGTTGCGCACGCTGCGCGCTGACGTACCGGTGGGGAGCTACCTCTCCGGCGGGCTGGACAGCTCGCTGGTCGCGGCGCTGGGCCAGCGGGCGAAGGGCGAGGGCTTCCACACCTTCTCCATCCGCTTCGAGGACGCCGAATACGACGAGACGGCCTACCAGAGCCTGATGGCCGAGCGCTTGGGCTCGACCCACCATCGGCTCACGGTCTCGGCGTCGGACATCGCCCGGGCTTTCCCCGACGTCGTGCGCCACGCCGAACGCCCACTCTTGCGCACCGCGCCCGCGCCGCTGTTCCTGCTCTCGCGCGAGGTCCGGCGCGCGGGAATCAAGGTCGTGCTGACCGGCGAGGGCGCCGACGAGGTCTTCGCCGGCTACGACCTGTTCCGCGAGGGCAAGATCCGCCGCTTCTGGGCCAAGCGTCCCGAGTCGAAGCAGCGGCCGCGGCTGCTCGAGCGCCTGTACCCCTACCTCGGCCGTTCGCCGGTGGCGCAACGTCGCATGGCGGAGCACTTCTTCGGGCAGGACCTGGCTGCCGCGCACCAGGCGGGCTTCGCACACCAGACGCGCTGGCGCACGACGCGCGCGCTGCGCCGACTCTTGACCCCGGAGCTGGCCGCCCGCGTGGACCGCGACGTCGTGAGCGAGCTCTTGTCGTCGCTGCCACCGGACCTTCCAACCTGGTCGCCCCTCGCGCAGGACCAGTACCTGGAGATGCGCACGCTGCTCGCCGGTTACCTGCTCTCGTCGCAGGGCGACCGCATGCTCATGGCCCACTCGGTAGAAGGTCGCTTCCCCTTCCTCGACCGCGACGTGATCGAGCTCGCGGCCTCCTTGCCCGACTCGGCGAAGCTCTCGGTGCTCGACGAGAAGCACGTGCTCAAGCGCATGGCGAAGGAGCTGGTTCCGGCCGAGATCGTCCGGCGCGTGAAGCAGCCGTACCGCGCTCCCGACGCCGCCGCGTTCGTGGCGGAGGGCGCGCCCGATTGGATCGACTGGGCGATGAGCCCGTCGGCGCTGGCCGCGTCCGGCGTCTTCGATCCGGCGGTGGTTTCCCGGCTTTGGGCGAAGTGCCGCGAGCACCGCGGCGAACGCTTCTCGAACACCGACAACATGGCCGTTGTGGGCGTGCTCTCGACACAGCTCTTGCACGAGCAGCTCATCCGCTCGCCGCCCCAGCACGCCCCGGTCGAGCTCTCCACGCTGATCGAACGGGTGCCGCCATGA
- the nadE gene encoding NAD(+) synthase, producing the protein MTFSRHVLAIDPRAVTEQIVEFIRTSVRDVLRRKGAVLGLSGGVDSSVVAALSARALGPEQTLGLLMPERDSSPDSLRLARQLAEVLGIPTLLEDAEPILAAAGCYRRQEEAVRRVFPEFGPGYRLRLTLPSLLDGDRLSVTRLNIESPTGVQQSARMSSTAYLELVAATNFKQRVRKMLEYHHADRLRYAVAGTPNRLELDQGFFVKQGDGASDLKPIAHLYKTQVYALAEYLGVPDEIRSRPPTTDTFSMAQTQEEFFFCLPYDKMDLCLYGHDHQIAPVEVGAALGLAAEQIERVYRDIEQKRRVAQYLRAEPLLLAGG; encoded by the coding sequence GTGACGTTCTCCCGACACGTCCTCGCCATCGATCCCCGCGCCGTCACGGAGCAGATCGTCGAGTTCATCCGGACGAGCGTGCGCGACGTGCTCCGGCGCAAGGGTGCCGTGCTCGGCCTGTCCGGCGGCGTCGACAGCTCCGTGGTCGCGGCGCTCTCGGCGCGGGCCCTCGGCCCGGAGCAGACGCTCGGCCTGTTGATGCCCGAACGCGACTCCTCGCCGGACTCGCTGCGCCTGGCCCGGCAGCTCGCCGAGGTGCTGGGCATCCCGACGCTGCTCGAGGACGCGGAGCCCATCCTGGCCGCGGCCGGCTGCTACCGCCGCCAGGAGGAGGCCGTGCGTAGAGTCTTCCCGGAGTTCGGGCCGGGCTACCGCCTGCGCCTGACCCTGCCGTCGCTCCTGGACGGCGACCGCCTGAGCGTGACGCGTCTGAACATCGAGAGCCCGACCGGCGTGCAGCAGAGCGCGCGCATGTCGAGCACCGCCTACCTGGAGCTGGTGGCAGCCACCAACTTCAAGCAGCGCGTCCGCAAGATGCTCGAGTACCACCACGCGGATCGGCTGCGCTACGCGGTCGCCGGAACTCCGAACCGTCTCGAGCTCGATCAGGGCTTCTTCGTCAAGCAGGGCGACGGCGCCTCCGATCTGAAGCCCATCGCCCACCTGTACAAGACGCAGGTCTACGCCCTGGCCGAGTACTTGGGTGTGCCGGATGAGATCCGCTCGCGTCCTCCCACCACCGACACCTTCTCGATGGCACAGACGCAGGAGGAGTTCTTCTTCTGTCTGCCCTACGACAAGATGGATCTGTGCCTGTACGGGCACGACCACCAGATCGCCCCAGTGGAGGTCGGCGCGGCGCTCGGTCTCGCCGCGGAGCAGATCGAGCGCGTGTACCGCGACATCGAGCAGAAGCGTCGCGTCGCACAGTACCTGAGAGCCGAGCCGCTGCTCTTGGCCGGAGGCTAG